A genomic region of Vibrio sp. 10N contains the following coding sequences:
- a CDS encoding porin — protein sequence MKSLFKLSTLAVSVFAASQVAAIELYNAEGTSANMYGAIAAQVSAYDYDESTIIGNDAGFAYNSDQTHIEDPGSWFGFDIKHQMGKVYGLAKIEWDVDFSTSTDLDTRRALTARQTFAGFGHDDFGSITIGRQESPYMKTDKGYYAYWVGGLNMMQSDELGSRRSQNTVVWQNDFDNLYIGLQYQARRSVDDLITFGGNGLNFGSLLEVNGDPVTIKGGYGAAVAYTIEQTGTYLAAAYNQANDINGSFIDLLGIPDAAAAITATDAEVKQYALALEQHLLEGALSLSARYEEFTAKDGLNSFDSKTTTFGFGANMYLSDAFRIYAGYEMAEEKDEKLGRTKTEMTSFNLGAAYAPVPWGEVYLESYTDDLKLNDGLNFNDFTSVGVESKATHFFLGAAVFF from the coding sequence ATGAAAAGCCTATTCAAACTTTCTACTTTAGCAGTGAGTGTATTTGCTGCATCGCAAGTTGCTGCTATTGAGTTGTATAATGCAGAGGGCACGAGCGCGAACATGTACGGTGCGATTGCTGCACAAGTCAGTGCATATGATTATGACGAATCAACCATTATCGGTAATGATGCAGGCTTTGCTTATAACTCAGACCAAACGCACATTGAAGATCCAGGCTCATGGTTTGGTTTTGATATCAAACACCAAATGGGCAAAGTATATGGTCTTGCAAAGATTGAATGGGATGTGGACTTCTCAACGTCAACAGACCTTGATACCCGCCGTGCGCTAACAGCACGCCAAACATTCGCTGGTTTCGGTCACGATGATTTTGGCTCAATTACCATTGGTCGCCAAGAAAGCCCGTATATGAAAACAGACAAGGGCTACTATGCTTATTGGGTTGGTGGTCTTAACATGATGCAGTCGGACGAGCTAGGTAGTCGCCGTTCTCAAAACACAGTAGTTTGGCAGAATGATTTTGATAACCTTTACATCGGCCTTCAATATCAAGCTCGCCGCAGTGTAGATGACCTAATCACCTTTGGTGGTAATGGTCTGAACTTCGGCTCATTACTAGAAGTTAATGGCGACCCTGTAACAATTAAAGGCGGTTATGGTGCAGCAGTTGCTTATACCATCGAGCAAACTGGTACATATTTAGCAGCAGCTTACAACCAAGCTAACGATATCAACGGTTCTTTCATTGACCTTCTTGGCATCCCAGATGCTGCAGCGGCAATTACAGCTACTGACGCAGAAGTTAAGCAGTACGCGCTAGCGCTTGAGCAACACTTGCTAGAAGGTGCATTGTCCCTTTCAGCTCGATATGAAGAATTTACAGCGAAAGACGGCCTAAATTCATTTGACTCAAAAACAACCACATTTGGCTTTGGTGCAAACATGTACCTATCAGATGCATTCCGTATATACGCTGGCTACGAAATGGCTGAAGAGAAAGATGAAAAACTTGGCCGCACTAAGACTGAAATGACATCATTTAACCTTGGTGCTGCATACGCTCCTGTGCCTTGGGGTGAAGTTTACCTAGAAAGCTACACGGACGACCTAAAACTTAATGATGGTTTGAACTTCAACGACTTTACGTCTGTTGGTGTTGAGTCAAAAGCTACTCACTTCTTCCTAGGCGCAGCGGTATTCTTCTAA
- a CDS encoding porin — protein sequence MNRHCIRLLTFSFTLTCFPTFAAVELYNQEGTELSAYGAIAAQVSQYDYDQSSAMGSPEGYNYNSDVVHIEDPGSYVGIDLSHRMGAMRGLVKLEWDVNFGTQSDTSDEALQQRQTYVGFAHDDYGQVTIGRQESPYMKTDKGYYAYWAGGLNMMQSDELGSRRTANTVVWSKQTDRFYLGLQYQASRNVDQISFGNGLNFGSVFQPTEDKPTISIDNGFGVAATYTFDFGTYVALAYNQADKINGEFIDLLGIPDPSFSLVASDAKVQQYALALEHHFFDGQLSVSGRYERFNAQDGAAAPSFDGTTDNIGVGANWFITDAVRVYGSYEWALDKNNLTHTTNTKVSMINVGAAWAPVPWGELYMEAYHDDVTLNQTLDWQSGAAPSDFRGKATHIFLGAAVLF from the coding sequence ATGAATAGACATTGCATTAGACTTTTAACGTTTTCATTCACATTGACGTGTTTTCCTACCTTTGCCGCTGTCGAACTGTATAACCAAGAAGGTACTGAACTTTCGGCCTATGGTGCTATCGCCGCGCAAGTTAGCCAATACGATTATGACCAATCCTCTGCTATGGGAAGTCCCGAAGGTTACAACTACAACAGTGATGTCGTTCACATCGAGGATCCTGGCTCCTACGTGGGCATCGACCTCTCTCACCGAATGGGCGCCATGCGTGGGTTGGTAAAACTCGAATGGGACGTGAACTTTGGAACACAATCCGATACCTCCGACGAAGCACTACAACAACGTCAAACCTACGTTGGTTTTGCGCATGACGATTACGGCCAAGTAACGATCGGTAGACAAGAGAGTCCCTACATGAAAACCGATAAGGGCTATTATGCCTATTGGGCAGGCGGGCTGAATATGATGCAGTCAGATGAACTTGGCAGCCGTCGGACGGCCAATACGGTTGTGTGGTCAAAACAGACCGATCGTTTCTATTTAGGGCTTCAATACCAGGCGAGTCGTAATGTTGATCAAATATCATTCGGAAACGGATTAAACTTCGGCTCTGTGTTTCAACCAACGGAAGACAAACCAACTATCTCAATCGACAACGGCTTTGGCGTTGCCGCTACCTACACGTTCGATTTCGGCACCTACGTAGCACTTGCCTATAACCAAGCAGATAAAATCAACGGCGAATTCATCGACTTGCTAGGCATCCCTGACCCATCATTTAGTCTTGTCGCAAGCGATGCCAAAGTACAGCAGTATGCTCTGGCGTTAGAGCATCACTTCTTTGACGGTCAGCTTTCTGTATCCGGACGCTATGAGCGCTTCAACGCGCAAGATGGCGCTGCGGCACCGAGTTTCGATGGTACTACCGACAATATTGGTGTTGGTGCAAACTGGTTTATTACCGACGCTGTTCGAGTATACGGTAGCTACGAGTGGGCACTCGATAAGAACAACCTAACGCATACCACGAATACTAAAGTAAGTATGATCAACGTTGGGGCAGCTTGGGCTCCGGTGCCTTGGGGGGAGCTGTACATGGAAGCCTACCACGATGATGTTACGCTGAACCAAACCCTAGACTGGCAATCAGGTGCTG
- a CDS encoding aldo/keto reductase translates to MVSKVTMAPNGPEFSELVQGYWRLADWGMTPQERLTFLKQHIDLGVTTVDHADIYGNYECETLFGEALALDPSVREKIQIVSKCDIKLCSDKFPDRKINHYDTSAKHIYESVDNSLQRLGVNELDVLLIHRPDVLMDADEVADAFNELYKIGKVKHFGVSNFTPRQYELLQSRLSKSLVTNQVEINPLNFEVAHDGTLDQLQQLRVTPMAWSTLAGGEIFNGQSEQAQRVRSELEAIRAEVGAASIDQVIYAWVKHLPSNPLPIIGSGKIERVKAAISALDIELTREQWYRVWVASKGHGVP, encoded by the coding sequence ATGGTTTCTAAAGTAACGATGGCGCCAAATGGACCCGAGTTTTCTGAACTGGTTCAGGGGTATTGGCGTTTGGCTGATTGGGGGATGACACCGCAAGAGCGTTTGACCTTCCTTAAGCAGCATATCGATTTAGGGGTGACAACTGTCGATCACGCCGATATTTATGGCAACTATGAGTGTGAAACGCTGTTTGGTGAAGCATTAGCGTTAGACCCGTCTGTACGCGAAAAAATCCAAATCGTTTCTAAATGCGATATTAAGCTGTGTAGTGACAAGTTTCCGGATCGTAAGATCAATCACTACGACACCAGCGCAAAACATATCTATGAGTCTGTAGATAATTCACTTCAGCGTCTTGGCGTCAATGAGCTTGATGTGCTGCTTATTCATCGCCCTGACGTTTTGATGGATGCAGATGAAGTCGCTGATGCATTTAATGAGCTGTACAAGATTGGTAAAGTGAAACACTTCGGCGTATCCAACTTTACGCCGCGCCAGTATGAATTGCTGCAATCACGATTAAGCAAATCATTAGTGACGAACCAAGTTGAAATTAATCCACTTAACTTCGAAGTGGCGCACGATGGCACCTTAGATCAGCTGCAGCAACTTCGAGTGACACCAATGGCATGGTCAACACTGGCTGGTGGAGAAATTTTCAATGGTCAGTCAGAGCAAGCTCAGCGAGTGCGCAGTGAGCTCGAAGCTATTCGAGCGGAAGTAGGGGCGGCGAGTATCGATCAGGTGATTTACGCTTGGGTGAAGCATCTACCATCGAACCCGCTACCTATTATTGGCTCTGGTAAAATTGAGCGCGTAAAAGCTGCTATTTCTGCTTTAGATATCGAACTGACTCGCGAGCAGTGGTATCGAGTTTGGGTGGCGTCTAAAGGCCATGGTGTGCCATAG
- a CDS encoding XRE family transcriptional regulator has protein sequence MSFAERLKELIGQESVSGFARRVELSEALIRKYLKGSEPSLAKANQIAMKANCSLEWLATGCGYLYRQAEVVDMPAYQLAYETVLGMKLAENDTLTHRKLIIAYQYLRATKKNDGHLDAHGMKRLLASITS, from the coding sequence GTGAGCTTTGCTGAAAGACTTAAAGAATTGATTGGACAGGAAAGCGTCAGCGGATTCGCTCGCCGTGTTGAACTCTCTGAAGCTCTCATACGCAAATATCTTAAAGGCAGTGAACCAAGCTTAGCAAAAGCCAATCAAATCGCTATGAAAGCCAACTGTTCCTTAGAGTGGCTTGCCACAGGTTGTGGCTATTTATATCGCCAAGCCGAGGTAGTGGATATGCCCGCCTATCAACTGGCATACGAAACCGTGCTTGGTATGAAGCTTGCCGAAAACGACACTCTCACCCACCGAAAACTCATCATCGCCTACCAATACTTACGTGCCACCAAAAAAAATGATGGTCATTTAGATGCGCATGGCATGAAAAGACTGCTTGCTAGTATCACCAGCTAA